Proteins from a single region of Nocardiopsis dassonvillei subsp. dassonvillei DSM 43111:
- a CDS encoding Asp23/Gls24 family envelope stress response protein, with protein sequence MAAKSAQSSELAPAELREAGSTSSVPVRAQHSHELNTDTGRTSIADHVVAKIAGMAAREVRGVHHMGGGAGRAFDAVRERIPGSTSTSTAARGVAVEVGERQAAVDINLVVEYGVSIPDLAAVVRRNVISGVERMTGLEVTEVNVTVDDIHLPDEEESRSAAEPRVR encoded by the coding sequence ATGGCCGCGAAGAGCGCCCAGAGCAGTGAACTCGCCCCCGCCGAGCTGCGCGAGGCGGGCAGCACGAGCAGCGTCCCCGTGCGCGCCCAGCACTCCCACGAGCTGAACACCGACACCGGGCGCACCTCGATCGCCGACCACGTGGTCGCCAAGATCGCCGGTATGGCCGCCCGGGAGGTCCGGGGCGTACACCACATGGGCGGCGGGGCCGGGCGCGCCTTCGACGCCGTCCGCGAGCGCATCCCCGGTTCCACCTCCACCAGCACCGCGGCGCGCGGCGTGGCCGTGGAGGTCGGCGAGCGCCAGGCCGCGGTGGACATCAACCTCGTCGTCGAGTACGGCGTCTCGATCCCCGACCTGGCGGCCGTCGTGCGGCGCAACGTCATCTCCGGTGTGGAGCGGATGACCGGCCTGGAGGTCACGGAGGTCAACGTGACCGTGGACGACATCCACCTGCCGGACGAGGAGGAGAGCCGTTCCGCCGCCGAGCCGAGGGTCAGGTGA
- a CDS encoding ABC transporter ATP-binding protein, with protein sequence MTSVRESDASAAEPIIEAVGLGRDFVLSEGPFLRRRRRTVSAVRDVNLTVRPGEIVGYLGPNGAGKSSTMKMLTGILTPSSGHLRVTGLEPSRQRTRLAGRIGVVFGQRTTLWWDLPLRDSLELTRHMYRVPAADHARRLAEMTELLELGPFLATPVRQLSLGQRMRGDLTAALLHGPRLLVLDEPTIGLDVVSKSSIREFLLRLNAEEGTTILLTTHDLGDVERLCERVVVIDRGSLAYDGDLDGLRASVPAPRVLVVDLAEPAPDIEVEGGRCVRVDGPRQWLELSENPAAVIARVAQRHEVVDLTLREPDIEGVVAALYRGSAVGGV encoded by the coding sequence ATGACCTCCGTCCGCGAGTCCGACGCGTCCGCCGCCGAACCGATCATCGAGGCCGTCGGCCTGGGCCGCGACTTCGTCCTGTCCGAGGGGCCGTTCCTGCGGCGCAGGCGGCGCACCGTCAGCGCCGTGCGCGACGTGAACCTCACCGTGCGGCCCGGCGAGATCGTCGGTTACCTGGGCCCCAACGGCGCCGGGAAGAGCAGCACCATGAAGATGCTCACCGGCATCCTCACCCCCTCCTCCGGACACCTGCGGGTGACCGGTCTGGAGCCCTCCCGCCAGCGGACGAGGCTGGCGGGCCGGATCGGCGTGGTGTTCGGCCAGCGCACCACCCTGTGGTGGGACCTGCCGCTGCGGGACAGCCTGGAGCTGACCCGGCACATGTACCGCGTTCCGGCCGCGGACCACGCCCGCCGCCTGGCCGAGATGACCGAACTCCTCGAACTCGGGCCGTTCCTGGCCACCCCGGTGCGCCAGCTCAGCCTGGGCCAGCGCATGCGCGGCGACCTCACCGCGGCGTTGCTGCACGGCCCCCGGCTGCTGGTGTTGGACGAGCCGACCATCGGTTTGGACGTGGTCAGCAAGTCGAGCATCCGCGAGTTCCTGCTGCGGCTCAACGCCGAGGAGGGCACGACCATCCTGCTGACCACGCACGACCTGGGCGACGTGGAGCGCCTGTGCGAGCGGGTGGTGGTCATCGACCGGGGGAGCCTGGCCTACGACGGTGATCTGGACGGGCTGCGCGCGAGCGTGCCGGCGCCGCGCGTGCTGGTCGTGGACCTGGCCGAGCCCGCCCCGGACATCGAGGTGGAGGGCGGCCGGTGCGTGCGCGTGGACGGCCCGCGCCAGTGGCTGGAACTGTCGGAGAACCCGGCGGCGGTGATCGCCCGCGTCGCCCAGCGGCACGAGGTGGTCGACCTGACCCTGCGCGAGCCCGACATCGAGGGCGTGGTGGCCGCGCTGTACCGGGGGTCGGCCGTCGGCGGCGTCTGA
- a CDS encoding ABC transporter permease, whose amino-acid sequence MRVYFAVYARGLHRYSTYRAATIAGILTNSVFGTINATVMLALFAARPEINGYDAGDAVTQVFVSQGLIGMVAIMGPPLELGERVRSGAVGTDLLRPVSLQGWWLAEDLGRATFNLVFRGVPTFAVGMVLFDLDLPGDPLRWAAVLLSAVLATLVSFGLRYLYELAGFWLLDSSGIWAVAGLLGPVAAGMLLPLTLFPPALADTLRLLPWASMVQIPAEIMLGKDTLPGGAVLGGLALQAWWAAALFGLGAWLTARATRRVVVQGG is encoded by the coding sequence GTGCGCGTCTACTTCGCGGTGTACGCCCGAGGGCTGCACCGCTACTCCACCTACCGCGCGGCCACGATCGCCGGGATCCTCACCAACTCCGTCTTCGGCACGATCAACGCCACCGTCATGCTCGCCCTGTTCGCGGCGCGCCCCGAGATCAACGGCTACGACGCCGGGGACGCCGTCACCCAGGTGTTCGTCAGCCAGGGCCTGATCGGCATGGTCGCCATCATGGGCCCGCCCCTGGAGCTGGGTGAGCGGGTGCGCTCGGGCGCCGTGGGCACCGACCTGCTGCGGCCGGTCTCCCTCCAGGGCTGGTGGCTGGCCGAGGACCTCGGCCGGGCCACGTTCAACCTGGTCTTCCGCGGGGTGCCCACGTTCGCGGTGGGGATGGTGCTGTTCGACCTGGACCTGCCCGGCGACCCGCTCCGCTGGGCCGCCGTCCTGCTGTCCGCCGTACTGGCCACGCTGGTCTCGTTCGGGCTGCGCTACCTGTACGAACTGGCCGGGTTCTGGCTCCTGGACTCCAGCGGGATCTGGGCGGTGGCCGGGCTGCTCGGCCCGGTGGCCGCCGGGATGCTACTGCCGCTCACCCTGTTCCCCCCGGCGCTGGCCGACACCCTGCGGCTGCTGCCGTGGGCGTCGATGGTCCAGATCCCCGCCGAGATCATGCTCGGCAAGGACACCCTGCCGGGCGGCGCCGTGCTCGGCGGGCTGGCCCTCCAGGCGTGGTGGGCCGCCGCTCTGTTCGGCCTGGGCGCGTGGCTCACCGCCCGCGCGACCCGCAGGGTGGTGGTCCAGGGTGGCTGA
- a CDS encoding RNA polymerase sigma factor, producing the protein MHRETALPESVLVERAQDGDDRAFEDLVRRHQDTVYRIALRVLRDPADARDAAQEALITAWRRLPELADPQSFPAWLNRIVGRRALNMLRARRPVEPVEDDERLEAREPGPAGETLAGDLREALLEALSGLPPPQRICWVLREMEGLGYEEIAEIVDTTPTAVRGRIHRARTHLVEALEPWR; encoded by the coding sequence ATGCACAGGGAAACCGCACTTCCGGAGAGCGTGCTCGTGGAGCGCGCCCAGGACGGGGACGACAGGGCGTTCGAGGACCTCGTCCGTCGGCACCAGGACACCGTCTACCGGATCGCCCTGCGTGTGCTGCGCGATCCCGCCGACGCGCGCGACGCGGCCCAGGAGGCCCTGATCACCGCGTGGCGCAGGCTTCCCGAACTCGCCGACCCGCAGAGCTTCCCCGCCTGGCTCAACCGCATCGTGGGACGGCGCGCCCTGAACATGCTGCGGGCCCGCAGGCCGGTGGAACCGGTGGAGGACGACGAACGGTTGGAGGCGAGGGAACCCGGACCGGCGGGGGAGACGCTCGCGGGCGACCTGCGCGAGGCGCTGCTCGAAGCGCTGTCGGGGTTGCCGCCCCCGCAGCGGATCTGCTGGGTTCTGCGCGAAATGGAAGGATTGGGCTATGAAGAGATAGCGGAGATCGTCGACACGACCCCGACCGCTGTGCGTGGACGTATTCACCGCGCGCGTACCCATCTCGTGGAGGCGCTTGAGCCATGGCGGTAG
- a CDS encoding Asp23/Gls24 family envelope stress response protein has translation MSAAEASPGSRGPAPGEDAAGSGASVEAAGAPGARARSGAEPDRHAPRVPPEERGTTVVSDRAVRRLACAAAAEHRSTRPLGDRLGGLVGEGHKARAEVRRGGSRVGLRLEIAVAYPSPLARTAEEVRAHVAATVENLTGLTVHSTDIEIVELVPAPRVR, from the coding sequence GTGAGCGCCGCCGAGGCCTCCCCGGGGAGCCGCGGACCGGCCCCCGGGGAGGACGCCGCGGGGAGCGGGGCGTCGGTGGAGGCCGCCGGAGCACCCGGCGCGCGTGCGCGGTCCGGCGCCGAGCCGGACCGGCACGCGCCCCGGGTGCCGCCCGAGGAGCGCGGCACCACGGTCGTGTCCGACCGGGCGGTCCGCCGCCTGGCGTGCGCGGCAGCCGCCGAGCACCGGTCCACCCGTCCCCTGGGCGACCGGCTGGGCGGGCTGGTGGGTGAGGGCCACAAGGCCCGCGCCGAGGTGCGCCGGGGCGGCTCCCGCGTGGGGCTGCGCCTGGAGATCGCCGTCGCCTACCCCTCCCCGCTCGCCCGCACCGCCGAGGAGGTCCGCGCGCACGTGGCCGCCACGGTGGAGAACCTGACCGGGCTGACCGTCCACAGCACCGACATCGAGATCGTCGAACTCGTACCCGCGCCGCGGGTGCGCTGA
- a CDS encoding anti-sigma factor, protein MAVDPSDDHDRLPCGTSVDALLRDLLAGRLTEHESSCEHCRAEAGELRPLVEAVRRDDEEEVTAPPGLLTDVMRVVRAERRSEGTIVLSGSGPGGTEVRESAVAAMLRTSVESVPGVVVGRCRVEQTREGLSVRATARVAVGFPIPDAADAARRAMRSLAEQRLGLPVARLDIDVVDLDDPAPGR, encoded by the coding sequence ATGGCGGTAGACCCGTCCGACGACCACGACCGACTGCCCTGCGGGACCTCGGTGGACGCACTCCTGAGGGACCTGCTGGCCGGTCGGCTCACCGAGCACGAGTCCTCCTGCGAGCACTGCCGGGCGGAGGCGGGTGAGCTGCGTCCACTCGTCGAAGCGGTGCGCCGGGACGACGAGGAGGAGGTCACCGCACCTCCCGGGCTGCTCACGGACGTCATGCGCGTGGTGCGCGCCGAGCGCCGCTCGGAGGGGACGATCGTCCTGAGCGGCTCCGGCCCCGGCGGCACCGAGGTCAGGGAGTCGGCCGTGGCGGCCATGCTCCGGACCTCCGTCGAGTCCGTTCCAGGGGTCGTGGTCGGCCGCTGCCGCGTCGAGCAGACCCGCGAGGGCCTCTCCGTCCGGGCCACGGCGCGGGTCGCCGTCGGCTTCCCCATCCCGGACGCCGCCGACGCCGCCCGACGCGCCATGCGCTCCCTGGCCGAACAGCGGCTCGGCCTGCCCGTCGCCCGCCTGGACATCGATGTCGTCGACCTGGACGATCCTGCCCCGGGACGGTGA
- a CDS encoding ABC transporter permease: MADLISRARGSVAWPLRAYLLLAWTWCRALAQYPTSLVLMTLATSVGVFAEIGAVLVVFGHAGRLAGFDLAEGLLIAGLAATAFAWADMILGNVERLGEHIRTGSLDVMLVRPVPPLVQMATDRFAPRRLGRIVPGSVVVVFALAACDIDWTPGRVLMLPVLLTSGTAICCAVWVIGACLQFLVADAREAANSVTYGGQALTEYPLAIYGRDLVRAVTFVLPLAFVTWQPVLYLLDRPDPTGLPDALRHATPLVAVVLCLVAAACWRFGLRHYRSSGS, from the coding sequence GTGGCTGACCTGATCTCCCGCGCCCGCGGGTCCGTGGCCTGGCCGCTGCGCGCCTACCTGCTGCTGGCCTGGACCTGGTGCCGGGCCCTGGCCCAGTACCCGACCTCGCTGGTGCTGATGACCCTGGCGACCTCGGTGGGGGTGTTCGCCGAGATCGGCGCCGTCCTCGTCGTGTTCGGCCACGCCGGACGGCTGGCGGGGTTCGACCTCGCCGAGGGGCTGCTCATCGCCGGACTGGCCGCGACCGCCTTCGCCTGGGCGGACATGATCCTGGGCAACGTCGAGCGGCTGGGGGAGCACATCCGCACCGGATCGCTCGACGTGATGCTGGTGCGCCCGGTGCCGCCGCTGGTGCAGATGGCGACGGACCGGTTCGCGCCGCGCCGCCTGGGCCGGATCGTTCCGGGCTCGGTCGTGGTCGTCTTCGCCCTGGCCGCGTGCGACATCGACTGGACCCCCGGCAGGGTGCTGATGCTGCCCGTGCTGCTGACCTCGGGGACCGCGATCTGCTGCGCGGTCTGGGTCATCGGGGCGTGCCTCCAGTTCCTCGTCGCCGACGCCCGGGAGGCGGCCAACTCGGTCACCTACGGCGGGCAGGCCCTCACCGAGTACCCGCTGGCCATCTACGGCCGCGACCTCGTGCGGGCGGTGACCTTCGTGCTGCCGCTCGCCTTCGTCACCTGGCAGCCCGTCCTGTACCTGCTCGACCGCCCCGACCCGACGGGGCTGCCGGACGCCCTGCGCCACGCCACACCCCTCGTCGCCGTCGTCCTGTGCCTGGTCGCCGCCGCCTGCTGGCGCTTCGGGCTGCGCCACTACCGATCCTCCGGGAGCTGA
- a CDS encoding DMT family transporter, with product METGVVSGIVFALLSCAAYTAAAVAQRRLAVRVAGPLTGGGQLAALLRHPLWWLSLLFNGGRAGFQVAAVSNAPLTVVQPLGVLVLVFGIPWSARLGGRRVTREEWRGAAFTSLALGVLLVVTVTGGQGGVLDDTGSVVVGGGTTALLLATAWAAGRVRSAAWRSYLLAGAAGVAFGVSSATVKTAVAVIGETGAVGLVHASSLATPVIAVLGLFLAQAAYQGMELGAPLGITTFANPVSATVVGVAFMGETYAGGWIGGAVAVVCALLAAYGIRLLTVPQGPAPAPEPEGRRESESVTGEH from the coding sequence ATGGAAACAGGCGTGGTGTCGGGGATCGTGTTCGCGCTGCTCTCGTGTGCGGCCTACACGGCCGCCGCGGTGGCCCAGCGCAGGTTGGCGGTACGGGTGGCAGGGCCGCTCACCGGCGGTGGGCAGCTCGCGGCCCTGCTGCGGCACCCGCTGTGGTGGCTCTCGCTGCTGTTCAACGGGGGCCGGGCCGGTTTCCAGGTGGCGGCGGTGAGCAACGCGCCGCTGACCGTGGTGCAGCCGCTGGGCGTGCTGGTGCTGGTGTTCGGCATCCCGTGGTCGGCCCGGCTGGGCGGGCGGCGGGTCACCCGCGAGGAGTGGCGGGGCGCGGCGTTCACCTCTCTGGCACTGGGCGTGCTGCTGGTGGTGACGGTGACCGGCGGTCAGGGCGGTGTCCTCGACGACACCGGCTCGGTGGTGGTCGGCGGCGGTACGACCGCGCTCCTGCTGGCGACCGCGTGGGCGGCGGGACGGGTCCGTTCGGCGGCCTGGCGAAGCTACCTGCTGGCGGGCGCGGCGGGTGTGGCCTTCGGTGTCTCCTCGGCCACGGTCAAGACGGCGGTGGCGGTCATCGGGGAGACCGGCGCGGTCGGGCTGGTGCACGCGTCCTCGCTGGCCACTCCCGTGATCGCGGTGCTCGGGCTGTTCCTGGCCCAGGCCGCCTACCAGGGCATGGAGCTGGGCGCCCCGCTGGGGATCACCACCTTCGCCAACCCCGTCTCCGCCACGGTGGTGGGCGTGGCCTTCATGGGCGAGACCTACGCGGGCGGGTGGATCGGCGGCGCGGTCGCGGTGGTGTGCGCCCTGTTGGCGGCGTACGGGATCCGGCTGCTCACGGTTCCGCAGGGTCCGGCCCCCGCGCCGGAGCCGGAGGGGCGGCGGGAGTCCGAAAGCGTGACCGGGGAGCACTGA
- a CDS encoding DUF6286 domain-containing protein: MTSLQEEARTHEASADPGGPPPGGRRGDRGARRTAVRVFRPRRTLPAVVVAASVAVVSGLVLAVITASIVGAPAPFPAVDGMAARAATVPWEAPETMLASGVAATLGLTLLTAASLPGYGGHLVLRTDDRDMAVGLSRRALRDLLAVSARGVDGVRGARVRVGRRTVRVRARTHIRGAHWLRRDVDAAVRRRLEELVPVRTPGVRVRVREEA, translated from the coding sequence ATGACTTCCCTCCAGGAGGAGGCGCGGACCCACGAGGCGTCCGCGGACCCGGGCGGCCCCCCGCCCGGGGGTCGGCGCGGGGACCGCGGGGCCCGGCGGACCGCGGTGAGGGTCTTCCGGCCCCGGCGGACGCTGCCCGCCGTCGTGGTCGCCGCCTCGGTGGCGGTGGTCTCCGGGCTGGTGCTCGCCGTGATCACCGCGAGCATCGTCGGCGCGCCCGCGCCGTTCCCCGCGGTGGACGGCATGGCCGCCCGCGCCGCCACGGTCCCGTGGGAGGCGCCCGAGACCATGCTGGCCTCGGGTGTCGCCGCCACCCTGGGCCTGACGCTGCTGACCGCGGCGTCGCTGCCCGGGTACGGCGGCCACCTGGTCCTGCGCACCGACGACCGCGACATGGCCGTGGGCCTGTCCCGGCGGGCGCTGCGCGACCTCCTCGCCGTCTCGGCGCGCGGGGTGGACGGTGTCCGCGGCGCCCGGGTTCGGGTGGGCCGCCGCACGGTGCGGGTGCGGGCGCGCACGCACATACGCGGCGCCCACTGGCTGAGGCGGGACGTGGACGCGGCCGTGCGCCGGAGGCTGGAGGAACTCGTTCCGGTCCGCACTCCGGGGGTCCGCGTCCGGGTGCGGGAGGAGGCGTGA